The following proteins are co-located in the Flectobacillus major DSM 103 genome:
- a CDS encoding phytanoyl-CoA dioxygenase family protein — MTVTERYKIDLTENGFTTVDSIYSDKEIEQILLTVDQADKDKETFRKSADLFAIRQFLKEIPEIKNLVFNENLKSVVRQLFGDNYFVVKSIYFDKPATSNWYVSYHQDLTISVDKKVELENFGPWTTKQNQFAVQPPIDILENIYTIRIHLDDTDENNGALRVIPKSHSKKIYRPETIDWTTETEMTCKVSKGGIMIMKPLILHSSSRTTNNKKRRVIHIEFSNQGLPTELKWAERLN, encoded by the coding sequence ATGACAGTAACCGAAAGATATAAAATTGACCTTACAGAAAATGGTTTTACGACTGTTGACAGTATTTATTCTGATAAGGAAATAGAACAAATTTTGTTGACTGTTGACCAAGCCGACAAAGACAAAGAAACATTCAGAAAATCGGCTGACCTTTTTGCAATTAGACAGTTTCTAAAAGAAATTCCCGAGATTAAGAATTTGGTTTTTAATGAAAACCTAAAAAGCGTAGTTAGACAACTTTTTGGAGACAATTACTTCGTGGTTAAGAGCATTTATTTTGACAAACCAGCAACTTCAAATTGGTACGTTTCTTACCACCAAGATTTGACAATTTCAGTTGACAAAAAAGTAGAACTTGAAAACTTTGGACCTTGGACGACAAAGCAAAATCAATTTGCTGTTCAACCACCAATTGACATATTAGAAAATATTTATACAATTAGAATTCACCTTGACGACACAGATGAAAATAATGGTGCATTAAGAGTAATTCCAAAATCACATTCAAAGAAAATTTATCGACCTGAAACAATTGACTGGACGACAGAAACTGAAATGACTTGTAAAGTGAGTAAAGGTGGAATTATGATAATGAAACCTTTAATTTTACATAGTTCAAGCAGGACAACGAATAATAAAAAAAGACGAGTAATACACATTGAATTTTCAAATCAAGGATTACCAACAGAATTAAAATGGGCAGAACGGCTGAACTGA
- a CDS encoding serine hydrolase domain-containing protein — MCFGQVKNIVEPELIKTELHQSNIGKIFFTEQRLSYESINEGSFLKTYKLTNKSNLFFVAYFNNSLTNYKHQILPEYSGDTLFKIGNYQFSIYIDSKLTYQSNLLPGAPQSKNQDKDTYLNRPFIDNINGQGTWSESFWNRFMRNGGDKTLTDGNHLLKMEIRPYVQTDTIITGNIIASGELILDVLRKPKINIRKIKLNQLTPYNGLEISNSSFDKKKIKYLKGAIDEGVFKKINSIVVIKNGNLLIEEYFNGENRYSLHDPRSVGKSFASTMTGIAINEGFIKSDSQTISGFYQLTQFQNFTQSKGNATIKDLLTMSSGFDGNDEVDNSVGNEENMYTTEDWVKFTLDLPYQDSLKEKWHYFTAGVVLLGDILNKTVPKGLEKYADEKLFKPLGISNYKWQYTPQNVPNTAGGIQMNALDFAKYGQLYKNGGIWNSQQILSKTWVEQSLNKQKQILGRDNEYYGYLFWNKTFKANDKDYEAYYCAGNGGNYILIFKNEPLVIVITASAYGQYYAHSQVTEMLSKYILPAVTK, encoded by the coding sequence TTGTGTTTTGGACAAGTCAAAAACATTGTAGAACCTGAACTGATAAAGACAGAATTGCATCAATCTAACATTGGTAAAATCTTTTTTACAGAGCAACGCCTTTCATACGAAAGTATTAATGAGGGAAGTTTTTTAAAAACTTATAAACTAACAAATAAAAGCAATCTATTCTTTGTTGCCTATTTCAACAATTCGCTAACCAACTACAAACACCAAATATTACCTGAGTATTCAGGCGACACACTTTTTAAAATCGGTAATTATCAATTTTCTATATACATTGATAGCAAGTTAACTTATCAGAGTAATCTTCTTCCTGGTGCTCCACAATCAAAGAATCAAGACAAAGACACCTATTTAAATCGTCCATTTATTGATAATATCAACGGTCAAGGAACTTGGAGCGAATCTTTTTGGAATAGATTTATGCGTAATGGAGGCGACAAAACCCTCACAGATGGAAATCATTTATTAAAAATGGAGATTCGCCCGTATGTACAAACAGACACTATTATAACAGGAAATATTATTGCATCAGGAGAATTAATACTTGATGTACTCAGAAAACCGAAAATTAATATTAGAAAAATTAAATTAAACCAGTTAACTCCTTACAATGGATTAGAAATTTCAAATTCATCATTCGACAAGAAGAAAATTAAATATTTGAAAGGAGCAATAGACGAAGGAGTTTTCAAAAAAATTAATAGCATTGTTGTTATAAAGAATGGTAACCTTCTGATTGAAGAGTACTTTAATGGCGAAAATAGATATTCGCTTCACGACCCACGTTCGGTAGGGAAATCCTTTGCTTCTACGATGACAGGAATTGCAATTAACGAAGGGTTTATCAAAAGTGATTCCCAAACCATTAGTGGTTTCTATCAGCTTACTCAATTTCAAAATTTTACTCAATCCAAAGGAAATGCGACTATCAAAGATTTATTAACTATGAGTTCGGGCTTTGACGGCAACGATGAAGTTGATAATTCGGTTGGTAACGAAGAAAATATGTATACGACAGAGGATTGGGTGAAATTTACGCTGGATTTACCCTATCAAGACAGTCTCAAAGAAAAATGGCATTATTTTACAGCAGGGGTAGTTTTATTAGGCGACATTTTAAACAAAACTGTTCCAAAAGGCTTAGAAAAATATGCTGACGAAAAATTGTTTAAGCCATTGGGGATTTCAAACTACAAATGGCAATACACTCCACAAAACGTTCCCAATACGGCAGGTGGCATTCAAATGAATGCCCTTGACTTTGCAAAATATGGGCAACTTTATAAAAATGGTGGAATTTGGAATAGCCAACAAATTCTAAGTAAAACTTGGGTCGAGCAATCCTTAAATAAGCAAAAACAGATACTAGGCAGAGATAATGAGTATTATGGTTATTTATTTTGGAATAAGACTTTTAAGGCCAATGATAAAGATTACGAAGCTTATTATTGTGCAGGTAACGGTGGGAACTACATTTTGATTTTCAAAAATGAGCCATTAGTTATTGTAATTACAGCAAGTGCATACGGACAATATTATGCACATTCACAGGTTACAGAAATGCTATCAAAATATATTTTACCAGCCGTGACAAAATAA